Proteins co-encoded in one Acidovorax sp. 69 genomic window:
- a CDS encoding AarF/ABC1/UbiB kinase family protein, giving the protein MLIETLDTARDLGRLKEILGVMVRHGFGDTVRRLGLADRLERAGQALNWTHAADLARIEPPVQVRLALEELGPAFVKFGQILAGRADLFGPQWIAEFEKLHSHVPAVPLDALRLQLREDLGAEPEDVFAWFDTAPLAAASIAQVHRARLQDGTEVVVKIRRPGIADTIDADLRLLQRLAALAEAELPVLKPYRPQQLVREFARSLRRELDLAGECRQAERIATNMAALPHIVIPRVHWAYTRERINVQDFIDGTPGGALAALTPEAGYDRTVLAQRGAQAVLQMIVKDGVFHADPHPGNVFYLPGNRIAFIDFGMVGRLSQRRRDELLQLLLGLVEHQPQAVGDVLLDWTGNEQGVNLGQLETEIEAFVDQYHGVPLAQLSLGQMLADVTTILREHHLGLPSDLALLIKAFISLEGMGRNLDPEFHMATEALPLLKQVVRERYQPKALAGRALSTLRRALATVEQLPDDLGRLLRNARRGHLQVGIELAHLKRVGDQIDRSANRLAMALVIAALIIGSSIVMTVKGGPTLFGLPAFGFLGFFGAVVCGLWLVRAIWRSSHHRDDD; this is encoded by the coding sequence ATGCTGATCGAGACCCTGGACACCGCGCGCGACCTGGGGCGCCTGAAGGAAATCCTGGGCGTGATGGTGCGCCATGGGTTTGGCGACACCGTGCGCCGACTGGGCCTGGCCGACCGTCTGGAGCGCGCGGGCCAGGCCCTGAACTGGACCCACGCCGCCGACCTGGCCCGCATCGAGCCGCCCGTGCAGGTGCGCCTGGCGCTCGAAGAGCTGGGCCCGGCGTTTGTGAAGTTCGGCCAAATCCTTGCGGGCCGGGCCGATTTGTTTGGCCCCCAATGGATCGCCGAGTTTGAAAAACTGCACAGCCACGTGCCCGCTGTGCCCCTCGATGCCCTGCGCCTGCAACTGCGTGAGGACCTGGGTGCCGAACCCGAAGATGTCTTTGCCTGGTTCGACACCGCACCGCTGGCGGCTGCATCCATCGCCCAGGTGCACCGCGCCCGGCTGCAGGACGGCACCGAGGTGGTCGTCAAGATACGTCGCCCCGGTATTGCAGACACCATCGACGCCGACCTGCGCCTGCTGCAGCGGCTGGCGGCGCTGGCCGAGGCCGAGCTGCCCGTGCTCAAACCTTACCGCCCCCAACAACTGGTGCGGGAATTTGCACGCTCGCTGCGCCGCGAGCTGGACCTGGCGGGCGAATGCCGCCAGGCCGAGCGCATTGCCACCAACATGGCCGCGCTGCCCCACATCGTGATCCCTCGCGTGCACTGGGCCTACACGCGCGAGCGCATCAATGTGCAGGATTTCATCGACGGCACACCCGGCGGCGCCCTGGCCGCACTGACGCCCGAGGCAGGATATGACCGCACCGTGCTGGCGCAGCGGGGCGCGCAGGCGGTGCTGCAGATGATCGTCAAGGACGGCGTTTTCCACGCCGACCCGCACCCGGGCAATGTGTTCTACCTGCCGGGCAACCGCATTGCGTTCATCGACTTTGGCATGGTGGGCCGCCTGTCGCAGCGCCGGCGCGATGAGCTGCTGCAACTGCTGCTGGGCCTGGTGGAACACCAGCCCCAGGCGGTAGGCGATGTGCTGCTGGACTGGACGGGGAACGAGCAAGGCGTGAACCTCGGCCAACTCGAAACCGAGATCGAGGCCTTTGTGGACCAGTACCACGGTGTTCCGCTGGCGCAGCTGAGCCTGGGGCAGATGCTGGCCGACGTGACGACCATCCTGCGCGAGCACCACCTGGGCTTGCCGTCCGACTTGGCGCTGCTCATCAAGGCCTTCATCTCGCTCGAAGGCATGGGCCGCAATCTCGACCCAGAGTTTCATATGGCGACCGAGGCCCTGCCGCTGCTCAAGCAGGTGGTGCGTGAGCGCTACCAGCCCAAAGCGCTGGCCGGGCGAGCCTTGAGCACCTTGCGGCGCGCGTTGGCTACCGTGGAGCAGTTGCCGGACGACTTGGGGCGGTTACTGCGCAACGCGCGGCGCGGGCACCTGCAGGTGGGCATTGAGCTGGCCCACCTCAAACGTGTGGGCGACCAGATCGACCGGTCGGCCAACCGGCTCGCCATGGCGCTGGTGATTGCCGCGCTGATCATCGGCTCGTCCATCGTGATGACCGTCAAGGGCGGGCCTACGCTGTTCGGCCTGCCAGCGTTTGGCTTCCTGGGGTTCTTCGGTGCGGTGGTGTGTGGCCTGTGGCTGGTGCGGGCCATCTGGCGCAGCTCTCACCATCGGGACGACGATTGA
- a CDS encoding DoxX-like family protein has translation MNRSSANLLRNSLVVVWLATAWVSVWELHGQSRELLAGLPPAWTEGHASWLPTAIILGGAVADAVLGLWLALHPGRKAYGAALLLMAAMTLLATFIDPAWWLHPLGPLTKNLPIAAILLVLLQEETSAPP, from the coding sequence ATGAACCGCTCGTCTGCGAATCTCCTGCGCAACAGCCTTGTGGTCGTCTGGCTGGCTACTGCCTGGGTCAGCGTGTGGGAACTCCACGGCCAAAGCCGCGAACTGCTGGCCGGCCTGCCACCCGCTTGGACCGAAGGCCATGCTTCGTGGCTTCCCACCGCCATCATCCTGGGCGGTGCGGTTGCCGACGCCGTCCTGGGGCTGTGGCTGGCACTTCACCCTGGCCGCAAGGCGTATGGGGCAGCACTGCTGCTGATGGCCGCCATGACACTGCTGGCGACATTCATCGATCCCGCCTGGTGGCTACACCCTCTGGGGCCGCTGACCAAGAACCTGCCGATTGCGGCCATCCTGCTGGTGCTGCTGCAAGAAGAAACTTCCGCGCCACCATGA
- a CDS encoding DUF2269 domain-containing protein yields the protein MNLYLTLKWVHILSSVLLVGTGLGSAFYMFFTNRSGNVQAQAVVSRLVVRADWWFTTPTVFIQPATGLAMATMAGIPWSTPWLALSVALYLVAGACWLPVVWLQLRMRDMAAQAAHSHGALPPLYWRCARWWEALGYPAFVAMAIVFYLMVNKPALPF from the coding sequence ATGAACCTGTACCTCACCCTGAAGTGGGTCCACATCCTTTCCAGCGTGCTGCTGGTGGGCACCGGGCTGGGCTCGGCGTTCTACATGTTCTTTACCAACCGCAGCGGCAATGTGCAGGCACAGGCGGTGGTCAGCCGCCTGGTGGTGCGGGCGGACTGGTGGTTCACCACCCCCACGGTCTTCATTCAGCCCGCCACCGGACTGGCCATGGCCACTATGGCAGGCATACCCTGGAGCACACCCTGGCTGGCCCTGTCCGTGGCGCTGTACCTTGTGGCCGGAGCCTGCTGGCTGCCCGTGGTGTGGCTGCAACTTCGCATGCGCGACATGGCGGCGCAGGCGGCGCACAGCCACGGCGCACTGCCCCCGCTCTACTGGCGCTGTGCGCGCTGGTGGGAGGCGCTGGGCTACCCGGCTTTTGTGGCGATGGCCATCGTGTTCTACCTGATGGTGAACAAACCCGCCCTGCCGTTCTGA